The following coding sequences lie in one Silvanigrella aquatica genomic window:
- a CDS encoding tetraacyldisaccharide 4'-kinase: MADSIGQKIKVFLENPLYKKGSLFPFLFPILLTLSLIIHLISLNRRNKSYKKITDIKSVPDYNFDNLKLICIGNILIGGTGKSPVVQKIAKTYLDKGFIVAIAARGIGKNIKSIYCNNTDPVKNLDFLSDENREHFELLNKHSENKGIFYILQNKKRIESLQFLLNEIKNKNYHNLKAILILDDGLQHFSCPRDVNICLWSPELLLESPYYAMPMGPYREGFGKNSFQRLLNCFDFRLWSRTKENDKEEYKSKIKLSLKRFNLEPNKKDIIAVYRTNYFNIKFIENKIKLENFKLESELNHFFTSSNSVTIITGIANPKNLISDLSSLINKKNVITLFLNDHGELNHSAIQLIKNSTIMIMTLKDIFRWASHPIFIDLIKEKNIIGCSVDVHFETLDNIKTEVF, translated from the coding sequence ATGGCTGATTCAATTGGCCAGAAAATAAAAGTTTTTTTAGAAAATCCTCTTTATAAAAAGGGAAGTCTTTTTCCCTTTTTATTTCCAATTTTATTGACATTATCTTTAATAATTCACCTTATTTCTTTAAATCGCAGAAATAAATCTTATAAGAAAATAACTGACATTAAAAGCGTTCCTGATTATAATTTTGATAATTTAAAACTTATTTGTATCGGAAATATTTTAATTGGAGGAACAGGAAAATCTCCTGTAGTTCAAAAAATTGCAAAAACTTATTTAGATAAAGGATTTATTGTCGCTATTGCAGCAAGAGGAATTGGTAAGAATATAAAATCAATTTACTGCAACAATACAGATCCTGTCAAAAATTTAGACTTTCTTTCCGATGAAAACAGAGAACATTTTGAGCTATTAAATAAGCACTCTGAAAATAAAGGCATATTTTATATTCTACAAAATAAAAAAAGAATAGAATCTTTGCAATTTTTACTCAATGAAATTAAAAATAAAAATTACCATAACTTAAAAGCAATCCTGATTCTCGACGACGGTCTACAGCATTTCTCTTGTCCCAGAGATGTAAATATTTGCCTTTGGTCACCAGAATTATTGCTTGAAAGTCCTTATTACGCCATGCCTATGGGACCTTATAGAGAAGGTTTCGGGAAAAATTCCTTTCAGAGATTATTAAATTGTTTTGATTTTCGCTTATGGTCACGTACAAAAGAAAATGATAAAGAGGAATACAAGAGTAAAATTAAATTGTCTTTAAAAAGATTTAATTTAGAACCTAATAAAAAAGATATTATTGCAGTTTATAGAACAAATTATTTTAATATTAAATTTATTGAAAATAAAATTAAATTAGAAAATTTTAAATTAGAGAGTGAATTAAATCATTTTTTTACTTCTAGTAACTCTGTAACTATTATAACTGGAATTGCAAATCCAAAAAACTTAATTTCAGATTTAAGCTCTCTTATCAATAAAAAAAATGTAATAACTCTTTTTTTAAATGATCATGGTGAGTTAAATCATTCCGCAATTCAATTAATTAAAAATTCAACCATTATGATTATGACCTTAAAAGATATTTTTAGATGGGCTTCCCACCCTATTTTTATAGATTTGATTAAAGAAAAAAATATAATAGGTTGCTCTGTTGATGTTCATTTTGAAACATTGGATAATATAAAAACTGAAGTGTTTTAA
- a CDS encoding NUDIX domain-containing protein, translated as MFRENVAALIKCQDKYLACFRSDHRTWQNVQGGIEKTDQSPTHAIIRETKEELGVQEKDFKILYQSKFWRRYFFPKEILKRDRFKGNIGQEQLWFLIELNNINSVHLEKSVGEFQKVDLFTIDKFLLTYSEWKRAAFYDFCRELNLLDK; from the coding sequence ATGTTTAGAGAAAATGTAGCTGCTCTCATTAAATGTCAAGATAAGTACTTAGCCTGTTTTCGCTCCGATCATAGAACTTGGCAAAATGTACAAGGTGGCATTGAAAAAACAGATCAATCCCCGACTCATGCCATTATTCGGGAAACCAAGGAAGAACTAGGTGTACAAGAAAAAGATTTCAAAATTTTATATCAATCAAAATTTTGGAGACGCTATTTTTTTCCAAAGGAAATATTAAAAAGAGATCGTTTTAAAGGAAATATTGGGCAAGAACAACTTTGGTTTTTAATAGAACTGAATAATATCAATTCAGTTCATTTAGAAAAATCGGTCGGAGAATTTCAAAAAGTAGATTTATTTACTATTGATAAATTCTTATTAACATATTCCGAATGGAAAAGAGCTGCATTTTACGACTTTTGTCGTGAATTAAATTTATTAGATAAATAA
- a CDS encoding NUDIX hydrolase, which produces MGKKILEAFKKIESTDGLNEMIPELTRKSAILIPIICPQEDWNNNILNIKAWKVIFTIRASHLKEHAGEVSFPGGRIDHNETPLQTAFREAQEEISLDPAQVLETISLNNSFARSGYHITPFCSLILNENHLERYENEVSDIISLTIEQLINLKCWSEERSIMQFKRRVWHFPVKIEGIGEIDIWGATGNILKDLLMRFEYLLDK; this is translated from the coding sequence ATGGGTAAAAAAATCTTAGAAGCTTTTAAAAAAATCGAAAGTACCGATGGGCTCAATGAAATGATTCCCGAGCTCACAAGGAAATCTGCGATTTTAATTCCTATTATTTGCCCTCAGGAGGATTGGAATAATAACATTTTAAATATAAAAGCCTGGAAAGTTATTTTCACTATTCGGGCATCTCATTTAAAGGAACATGCGGGTGAAGTCTCATTTCCGGGAGGTCGTATTGATCACAATGAAACTCCTTTACAAACTGCGTTCAGGGAAGCACAAGAAGAAATTTCACTCGATCCCGCACAAGTTTTAGAAACAATTTCTTTAAATAATTCATTTGCCCGTTCGGGTTATCATATCACGCCTTTTTGCTCGCTCATTTTAAATGAAAATCATTTGGAACGTTATGAAAATGAAGTGAGTGATATTATCTCATTGACAATAGAACAATTGATAAACTTAAAATGCTGGAGTGAAGAAAGAAGTATCATGCAATTTAAAAGAAGAGTTTGGCATTTCCCAGTGAAAATAGAAGGAATTGGTGAGATTGATATTTGGGGAGCCACGGGAAATATATTGAAAGATCTCTTGATGAGGTTTGAGTATTTATTAGATAAATAA
- a CDS encoding small ribosomal subunit Rsm22 family protein yields MRNFYEVEGKYFLDFSKYMEEWEDYLGIYLKDGSEKKGAAQSLAAHVQKLWNHFNQEREKLDKHYMESAIGLQSYVSSFLLPNIERVFSTLVKDENIFAIESLFHNENDELVIADFGCGPLSGSVAILALLEYMFKNNPRLQIPKKIFIYAIDRSEKIVDFGSKIIKKSEISESQIAVERITSPEKMVKQPQIVLCINIFNEIPEKHRLKTLNSLYSKMPQGGVVLIMEPGQEEHAKALGTLRDDFLQSSEDCEIISPCAHKKPCPLSSKSTRKDWCWFRHAWNPPKTLSLIDKYSKVDHYELNFSYLFFQKNKVKSAENYFARCVSDEFRVDLKGNKAQLSFFENNLVSGEKSEFLEMTKSDSDLNKILLCTNNGDLESAFVIADPNEKEYRRGRRIKENAELYMRAKERNEWVKKS; encoded by the coding sequence ATGAGAAATTTTTACGAAGTTGAAGGAAAATATTTTTTAGATTTTTCGAAATATATGGAGGAATGGGAAGATTATCTTGGAATATATTTAAAAGATGGCAGTGAAAAAAAGGGAGCTGCGCAAAGCTTGGCTGCTCATGTTCAAAAATTATGGAATCATTTTAATCAAGAAAGAGAAAAGCTTGATAAACATTATATGGAATCGGCAATAGGTTTACAATCCTATGTTTCTTCATTTTTACTGCCTAATATTGAGCGTGTTTTTTCTACCTTAGTTAAAGATGAAAATATATTTGCCATTGAAAGCTTATTTCATAATGAAAATGATGAGCTTGTTATTGCTGATTTTGGTTGCGGTCCTTTAAGTGGATCGGTAGCAATTTTAGCTTTATTAGAATATATGTTTAAAAATAATCCACGACTCCAAATTCCAAAAAAAATATTTATATACGCTATCGATCGTTCTGAAAAAATAGTCGACTTTGGTTCTAAAATAATTAAAAAATCTGAAATTTCAGAGTCACAAATAGCAGTAGAGCGTATCACTTCTCCTGAAAAAATGGTCAAACAACCGCAAATTGTATTATGTATTAATATATTCAATGAAATTCCTGAAAAGCATCGTCTTAAAACTTTAAATTCACTTTATTCTAAAATGCCACAGGGTGGTGTTGTTCTTATTATGGAGCCAGGTCAAGAAGAGCATGCGAAAGCTCTTGGTACCTTAAGAGATGATTTTTTACAATCGTCAGAAGATTGTGAAATTATTTCTCCTTGTGCTCATAAAAAACCTTGTCCATTATCATCAAAAAGTACACGAAAAGATTGGTGCTGGTTCCGTCATGCTTGGAATCCTCCTAAAACTTTAAGTTTAATTGATAAATATTCAAAAGTTGATCATTATGAATTAAATTTTTCTTATCTTTTTTTCCAAAAAAATAAGGTGAAATCTGCTGAAAATTATTTTGCACGCTGTGTGAGCGATGAATTTAGAGTTGATTTAAAAGGAAATAAAGCGCAACTTAGTTTTTTTGAAAATAATTTAGTTTCAGGTGAAAAATCTGAATTTTTAGAAATGACAAAATCAGACTCTGATTTAAATAAGATATTATTATGCACAAATAATGGTGATTTAGAGTCTGCTTTTGTGATTGCCGACCCAAATGAAAAAGAGTATCGTCGTGGCAGACGTATAAAAGAAAATGCGGAACTCTACATGCGTGCTAAAGAACGGAATGAATGGGTAAAAAAATCTTAG